Below is a genomic region from Rosa chinensis cultivar Old Blush chromosome 5, RchiOBHm-V2, whole genome shotgun sequence.
CTTTGGGGACGGTTCTTTCCTTTGGTTGCGTCACCACCATAACtagaggcttggcctctctctcccttcacacgtttaccaccATGGTTCTGTGCACACGCCTATCTTGGCTGTTTCCTttctctttagggcgagaatatgtaccagaacgtccagaattatccctttccttagggtttcactccttgcgccctcccttaggggcacgactataattagactccggaatttgCTTTGCTCCCACGGGTttagaattatagttcttcatatgtatgttgtcgtgcttttcagctacattcatGGTACCAATAAgatcatgaaatcttgtgatgcatcctgcattgacatcaatccgatagttcttggctaccatcaatgcagaaacggggaaggtagagagagtcttctcgatcaacatcgtatcagtgattttctgcccacagaattccatcaaagacttgatacgaagtgcttctgaattatagtcaagtacagacttgaaatcacagaagcggaggctatgccatctcacttctaagtctggaaggaaggagtcacgaacgttgccaaaacgctgcgcGAGTTCTACCCACaattttcttgggtcttcctcattgaagtactcattctggagcacgtcattcatgtgccttgtcatgagaatgatggctttagcttcattcacCTCTCTCGtatctctatttgcttcaaaagcagcaacttgttgaggagtaagcacgtcctgatttggctcttggatcgtacgcAGGATCCCATCAatcttaagatgctggcgcacatcacagacccacttgtggtatcctgcgcctgttgtctctagtggagcgaagctcaacttgttcaggttactcatcctgaaaaacaacacgaaaacaataaaaatttctgagtgtagttgcttccaagaaattagggattttctaagagtagtcgcttccaagaaaatctgattccaagaggggttttggattagatcaaaacaacgatgtatgtggtcgatcgttttcttctcaacaaactctaagtttggaggactctataagctccaagcttggagtgagcatgaacccccacagttcggcttttggtctcccctatgaagaagaaagagggtaGAAAAAggaaggttgcaagtccccgataaaaagaagagaaattgaatttaaaaactctaaaaaaaacgagaacttttagaaaaaaatacctcgaaattgGTCGCAAGTCCTCGGAAAAGTCGTCGGAAAGTGGTCGGCGGTGACCTACCGCCagagttgctgacgtggcaccggTGGATGACGTGGCAGTCGGATGCTAACGTGGGCTGTTGACTGGACGCTGACGTGGATGGGCTCTGAGCTGACGTCAGTGGGCTTCAGGTCTGCTTCTTCGTTTCTGGGCTGAGTCTGGtctccttctgcttctgggccgAGGGATGTGAGCTCACTTCTAGGCCTTGGCTAGTCTTCTTCTAGGCTGGGTTGCGTAGGGTTGACTGAAGTAGGGGCTGGGATGATCTGGAAGGGCTGTCGGCGGTTCAAGATGGAACAGCTTCTAGTTGCCCGTTTGAGGGCCTTTTGGCCGGTTCCGGGAATAAGTTTTCCTGTTTCGGCAATTTGGGATCAGGTTGCAGCTTCTGGTggagtatggctgcaggaggctgggaggaaggctttgaaccgggcagagggactttcgctacttccggtggccggttcggtgttTAACCGGCTGGTTCTGGGGGTggtgccgccggttctgggttcctggagttgagagcttcaaggtgggcggcggaggtttctgggatttggaggctacgaatttaggttttcagggttagggcttcgtgctgataacatgttttagagaatcgatatttgagagagaattgttgtgtattctcattgataatatgggcctctttatatagaggattataatgtatagagtctgaatcatacaaggaaagataatctctagattcttctaattaaaccctattaccactaggtcaaataacctagagtttgggccaaacacaaattagagttttacttgaacaattagTCAATTCAGTTTAGTGATAAACTTTTATTCCTCCGCttaatttttcttattgaaaTATTAAAATGCAAGCAtaattttgcaaaaaaaaaaaatcaataaataagTAGATGGAATGATATGAATCTCCATCTAAAGAAttgtttttcatatatttttattattcaaagaaataaatataaaatgacCATATTATTCCTCATatttggataaaaaaaaaaggttaaattTGACAAAGAGGTGCAAATCGGAAGTTTTTGCCAAGTTCAGAGTGTTAATTTTCGCAATTGCAAGTTAGAGGTGTAAATTGATCATGACAATTATTCTCAAATTTAGGAGTTATTATGATAATTATGCCTTTAATTATTAACTCCTATTTGGATATATATCACTAAGAACACTGTATTGATGCTACAGTGGATAAGATTGTGTAAGGCATTCTTGGTAGAAGCACAATGGTTTAGGCGTGGGGAGTTGCCAAACTCCGGAGATTACTTGAAGAATGGGATTATCAGTTCAGGGGTGCCTGCATTTTTAACCCACGCCTTCTGTATTATTGGTCAAGGTATGATCAAGGAAACCATAGATCTTTTCAACAACATCAACTTACCTAGTATCGTGTCTTCAACGGCCATGATACTTCGGCTATGGGATGACTTTGGAACTGCCAAGGTATGTGGTGGCCGTCTTGACATACTATTAGTTATTAGAATTTTTTTATCTAATACATTTCTCCATACATGTTTAATTTTCAAATATCTGGCATGGTGAAATAAATATTGTAGGATGAGGACCAAAATGGGTTTGATGGATCATACATAGAGTGCTACATGAAAGAACACAAAGGCTCTTCTGTTGAAGAGGTGCAAGCATATGTAATCCAAAAGATTTCAGATGAGTGGAAGTGCCTCAACCAAGAATGCTTCTCTGCTTGCAATCCATTTTCAGAGTCCTTTACACAATTCGCTCTCAATATTTCTAGAATGGTTCCCATGATGTACGATTACAATGCCCATCATTGTCTTCCAAGCCTTGAGGAGAATATGAAGTCGTTGCTTTCGGATAGTTTTCTTGCCAAAGGCATCTACGGGAAACCCATGCAGTAGATCAATTTATGAATTGAGGTTAGCTATCTAGATATATGTAAAAGGGTCATTTGAATGTCTTGAGAACAGGCATaaaaatataagaaatgaaggaaTTCTTGCCAAAGGCATCTACGGGAAACCCATGCAGTAGATCAATTTATGAATTGAGGCCGGCCATAAATAAAAGCTAGCTATCTAGATATATGTAAAAGGGCCATTTGAATGTCTTGAGAACAGGCATAAAAATATAAGAAACGAaggaataaataataaataaaggtTCATTTGGTTACATTTTTGTTCTTCGATCAATTATGcttgtaatttttttctttcatgatGCAGGAGAAATATTAATATAAGGCAGAAATGAAAGAGTGCATGTATATCTGAAATAAATATTTGAAAATGATATCAAAAACCATGCCCGGATTTGATATTttcagacttttttttttttttgatcagttAAAAAACTTTCATTGATAACAAATGGTCAATACAACCTTCGGGATTAAGGTGGCCTCGCTAAAAACACTGCATGATCAGAGCAAGTAAAAAAGAGCACCACCCCTCATATCATCAATTTCTACATTCATCTAAAATGATATTAGTAAGCCAAGGTGGCCCTGCTTCCTGCCAGAGTCTATCTTCGTCAGCCATTAAGGCATGCTTTGCCATCTTGTGTGCAGCAATATTGCCTTCTCTATTGACTCTCTTCCACAGGACTGATTCAAAGTTGAAGCCAAGCACTTAATATCATCCAAGACTCCACCCTCCACACTAAGATCAAGCTTTGTCTTATTCAACGCATCAATTACTATGGTGGAATCACTCTCCACTACTAAGTTCTGAAAACCAGCTTCTCTACATAAAAGTAATCCATGATAGACAGCAAGAGCTTCAATAGCAACAATAGATGGGTTTCCTGGCAGTACCTTGTGCCCTGCACACTTCAATTTCCCCTCACCATCTCGTACAACCATGCCTAGACCAGCCTTCTTCTTTTTATAATCTATTGCTGCGTCAGTATTCAACTTCAGATTTGGTGCAGTAGGTGGCCTCCACTTGACTTTCACTCTCTTTTGTGTTGCATCTTTAGTCACGGTCTGAAAGTTGTTTAACCACTCATTCGCACTCCATACAATATGCTTACTCTCCTCCACAACTCCTTCGTGCTTAAATCTGTTCCTGCTCTTCCAAAGTAACCAACAGATAACACTGAACAGTTCAACCTCCTCTTTGGAGGAAGTTTTAACCACATGCGCAACCAAGTCAATGAAACTAGGTTCTCTCCATTGTTTATAAACTCCATTTAAGAACgagaatttgataggagcattttaatgcgacgttttaactgttatttcctcatatttacttagttatttccttaaataaatccgtcttgattaggaaagtttccatctttagaaagtttctatttttagtaattttaataaaagtttctattttctaggtacattggaataaatggagaacaaatgagctgaaatgaagaaatggagttttcctggtccaactaggaatcccagtcaacgcaggaatcctgatgaggctaggaaacctgaaggcattaggagaccacatgatgacgtgggagatattatggggaattaaagctgattttgccatgggaaattatggagttaatgtcaaaaatcaagagatgatcaaggataatgatgccatggagagatttaagggagaaaaagtccaaaacaagtccagattcattcctattttcactcaagagtattttggccgaaaattaagagaaaaatcagattaaatcttgggaaaatcagcaataatatatttggaaagattatggatttattttggagctttttgattggttggatgactcaacagagctgacatggcattctgtgattggtcgaagctgtgtggcatgattggatagttatttgaggagataaatcagaaaataatcatgccattaattcaaaaataatctccctaaatcaaggtgttaaattggaggtttcttattggttggatgacatagcagagctgacgtggcgttctctgattggctaatgctgtgtggataaatcttgaagactttgagactaagttgccatcctcctataaataggagcatttcctacacaccatcacacaccatcaaacagaagaacaacaccacaacacctcttcattcagaaaaattctctccattctctagttgcaaagctctgcgttttcaagcaaggagaggaagaagaagaatgagccgtgaagatcatatcctccatcatccaccttgaaggcttgcttccaagattcaagatccaaccatctagctctccatctccatctccactcacggtgtaattcgttccttttccttgtaacctttttggtttccttgtttgattttgtatgaacttgtttctagttaacaataacgtttagggcaaagtttaagcccaatttctatgtttaaataaagttttcgaattctataattgagattctaagttgcttatgtgagtttgttcgattaaatttgctttacagaaaacttttatatgtttatcttatttgggtcgacacttataggatttgcatgtaattggtgctaggtttaagaacatgaatcaactttttgctttgtgtaacttgaatcaaaagtagtaaaggttctggacaagaatcgaatttaattgaagaggattgcaattaggtggacttttccataactaagttgtacacttgagttgatagcctttctctatgtgtaatgcgttaaacatgttatgattaactagctttctagtgcttgaatgcatgtttgataggattgatctaggtgctttcgcttaggttaattagcattgaaaagtaaaatatgggaaatcatttgctttcgaatgtttcacatgatcaactcctttctcatgacttagatgaacaattgtagggtttgcatcgaatttgattacatggaattggttttgatctttgttccttgcgttccacccttgtatatatgttttttacattttctttattttatttattttagttttttaatttaataatcctaaaacccccttttgtgttcatttgtatatatttttattctttgttttatttttgtaaataatactttttacttttattaatttgtttttgcaattacaggtgtaccctcaatccccggaatagaacgatccctatttactatatactaacgatgacatttcagggttaaattatgcgcttgcttttagctgcatcagaatttccaaaccttCTTAGACCACGGACAGCTCCACATACAATGGATTGTTGTCTCCTCCTCCCTCCCACATCGGCAACAAAGGTTAGAATTTCCCTATACCTTCTGAACAAATTAGCAGCACAAGGTAGGAAGCCTTTACAAGCACGCCAAAGAAAAAGTTTCACCTTATTAGCAATTCTTAATTTCCACAAAGTGTCCCAAACTTGGGTACCTTCCTTATTGCTACTGTTGCTACAACCCACTGACCCTTCATGAACCCTCTGAAGCTCTGATGCTAACCAACACCCTGACTTCACTGTATACCTTCCATCTTTGCAATAATGCCAAACAATAGAATCATCCCTCCTTCCCGCAGCAATAGGTATTGACAGAATAGTATCGACCTCATGTGGGCGAAATGTAGATCTTATCAAACTTTCATTCCACATGCCAGGATAAAGCATCAACTCACTAACCTTCAAATTTAAATTACCAGTATGGGGAGAGACCGGTCTGAGGGTCCATGGTGTAGGTAACCATTTATCAAACCAAACCCTTATATTACGTCATGTCCCCACTCTCCACCTAGTCCCATTTATCAGCAAATCTCTACCCCACATCAAACTACTCCAGATTAAAGAGGCACCTACTTCATTCCTAGCTCTCGCCCAATTTTTATGCGGGAAATATTTACCTTGTAGTAGCATGTGCACAAGGGAATTAGGCTCCATCACTAGACGCCATACTGTCTTTGCCAAAAGTGCTCGATTAAAAGCTTCAAGGTCCCGAAAACCAAGCCCACCTTGACTTTTACTCTTACAAAGTTGATTCCATTTACACCAATGCATCCCCTTCTTCCCATCCGCCTTCCCCCACCAGAAGTTTGCAACTTTAGATTGAAACGACTTGCAGATACCTTTCGGGAGCCTGAAAACGTTCATTGTAAATGTCGGGATTGCCTGGGCAACGGCTTTGACTAACACTAGCTTCCCTGCTTTAGACAAAAACTTACTGTTCCACCCAGTAAGATGAAAGTCAAGtctctcatttatttttttgaacatTTCTTTTTTACTCCTCCCTGTCACCGTTGGGAGCCCTAAGTACCGTTCATGAAATGGTACCACAGGCACGCCCAACATCTCCTGAATATCAAACTTAACCCCCTCGTCCACTGCTGGTCCAAAAGAGATGGCTGATTTCTGAAAATAAACTATCTGACCCGCTGCAGCCTCGTACAATAGAAGACATTGCTTCAAATGCGTTACCACTTCCCTCCTAGCAGTAGCAAATATCAAACTGTCGTCTGCGAATAAAAGATGATTCACAGGAGGTGCATTCCCCCCCACATGGACTCCTTCAATAAAACCCTCTCTGCAAGCCTTTTGAAACCACCCAAATAAACCTTCAGAGCAAATCAAAAAGAGATAGGGAGATAGGGGATCTCCCTGTCTGAGCTCTCTAATCGGTTGGAAATTACCGTAAGCTTGTCCTTCCCATAAAATAGAAAACCTGACCGAAGTAACACACCTCATGATCAAGGAGACCCACTGTTCATGAAATCCTAGCTTTCCCATTACTTCACCAAGATAAACCCACTCCACCCGATCGTATGCTTTGCTAATGTCCAATTTAAGAACCAATCTCGGGTCAGCTGTACTTCTCTGAGCTCTTATGGTATGAATTGTTTCGAAAGCAGCTATGATATTATCATGGATGTGGCGACCTGGGACGAACGTACTTTGAAAAGGCGAAATGATAGAAGGCAGTAAACCTTTCATTCTATTCACAATCGTCTTGGAAATCAACTTGTAGAGAACAGAACATAAGCTAATAGGCCTCAAATCCGTAACACAGTGCGGGTGCTCAATCTTCGGAATTAGAGCTATTAGAGTCTGATTAATCGATTCCACACTTGCCCCTTCATTTAGAACTTTCAGACAAAAATACGACACTTCATCCCCAACAATATGCCAATAATGCTTGTAAAACAACGCAGATAAGCCATCAGCTCCCGGTGACTTATTAGGTGCCATTTGCTTCAAAGTAGCTTCAATATCCTCCCTCTTAAAAGGCTACAATAGAATATCATTCATCTGGTTCGATACAACAGTGGGTGTAGCGTCTAAAATAAACTCCAAGTGATTACAACCTTCAGTAGTAAACAAATGTGAAAAGTAATTGACAAAGGCCTCCTGAATATTTGAAACTTGGTCTTGCCACACTCCATTAGTATCTGCCACACCACTAACTCTATTCTTCCATCCTCTTAACTTTGCATAATTATGGAAGAACCTTGTGTTGTAATCACCTACTTTCAACCACTCCACCCGAGATCTTTGCCTCCATAAGTCTTCATTATAGCCCACATACTTCTCTAGATCTTTTTTAACCTTCTATGCTCCTGAACCGAATCCACAGGATGATCAAATGGAATACCATCTAACTCCTTCCGTAGCTTGTTAATTCTCCTCAGCACATTCCCAATACGCTCCTTATTCCAGGCCATAAGAACATCACCCAAAGTCAGTAACTTACTCTCCAGACTAGTCTCTACTGCTTCTGAAGACCAGGCTGCCCTTATAGCCTCCTGACATGTTTCTTCCTTTACCCACAATGGCTCAAACATAAATCTCCGCTTCTTCTTCCGAAACTTCTTCAAACCCTCCCCATTAGTATGGAAAATAAGAGCAAGATGGTCAGAGGCATAACCATCAACGTGATACTCGTGTAAATTAGGCCATAATAACCATCCAGCCTTATTCACAAACCCCCTATCAAGTCTCTCCCAAGTGTGCCCATTGGACCACGTGAAGGGTgatccaaaaaacaaaatttcttgCAACCCGCAATCCTCTGTGGCCTCCCTAAACTTTCTTATTTGCGCCTCTGGTCTGGCCGCACCTCCCCTCTTTTCACTTGCATCCCGAAGTTCGTTgaaatctccaaaaattaaccAAGGTCCAGTGACAGTGGCAGCAATTCTTCGAAGCAACTCCCAAGAAACCGAACGACGTAAGGTTTCCGGATTACCATAAAAGCCTGTTATTCTAACTAGAACATTCTCCCACCTTACTATCGCATCAATATGAGCTTGAGAAGAGCCCAAGATACTTATCTGAACATCTGCTTTCCACCCTAAAGCCAAGCCACCACTCTTCCCTTCCTTACCAACACTACCCACCACAAAGCAGTCATTATAACCCACCTTAGCACATAACTTTTCCAtagctttcttcctcttctttgtctccataagaaagaaaaaatctgGGGATTGCACCTGTAAAAGGCGTTGGAGCGCTCGGAAATTGTGCGGGTTCCCCAAACCCCGCACATTCCAGCTCAAAGCGATCGTTTCTCGTGATGGGTCCTATCACCGGAACCCATCACGGTTTGTGAAGACGAGACAACTTTTGAAGACACACCATTCTTTGTAGGAGACATAGACAAACCCTTCCTGCAGCTCCTACCACCCATAAGAAAGCCCCGTCCACGTCCCAAACCTTTCTTACTAGTCTGACTTTCAACTCTACGTTCACCTTCCTGCACCTCAACCATCTTCTTGTTTCCTTGCTTTTTAGAAGATGAATTACCGGAAACCAACTCCTTCTGGAAATTTCTAGAAGTACTCTTGCCCACACTCCCATTATTAAGGAGTTTGTAATCAACTAATACACTTTTGGGCCTCCCTCTGGACTTAGCAACTGAACCAGTCGGCCCATTCTCCCCCGGCCCACCCACGTCGTGAGAAACCGTATCCAAACCCAAATTCCTCTCTATTCCCGCTTTAATACCAACCATTGGTCCAAACATAAACTCCGGCAAAACCATCTTCGAAATCAAAGGGAGAGTAATCAGAGCAGCATCCCTAGAATCACTCCCCATAATTAACACTCCATCTTCACGCGCTTTGGCTAAGGGAATCACGCGCCGCCGTTTTGCCTCCGGCTGTTTCTCCACCATCTCTTCAACTCCATCTACATCCATTCTAACCTCCTGGATCGGATTCTCTTCAACCCATTCTGCCCGGGAACGCAATGCTCCACTCAGCATAGGCTCAGGAGCTGTCATCTTCCACTGCGACTTGTCCTTGATGAAACCAAAAGACACTTCCTTCAACTGGCACTCTGGGTCAATGGTGAACACATTCTTCAATAAAGATTTCCACCGACCATACTGCATTTCAGTGATCGTCCCATCCTTAAACCATGGACAGTGAGAGCTCACATGGGAAAGACGTCCACAGTAGaagcagaaatagggtagaCGCAACTTGGAT
It encodes:
- the LOC112203645 gene encoding uncharacterized protein LOC112203645, translating into MWNESLIRSTFRPHEVDTILSIPIAAGRRDDSIVWHYCKDGRYTVKSGCWLASELQRVHEGSVGCSNSSNKEGTQVWDTLWKLRIANKVKLFLWRACKGFLPCAANLFRRYREILTFVADVGGRRRQQSIVCGAVRGLRRNRFKHEGVVEESKHIVWSANEWLNNFQTVTKDATQKRVKVKWRPPTAPNLKLNTDAAIDYKKKKAGLGMVVRDGEGKLKCAGHKVLPGNPSIVAIEALAVYHGLLLCREAGFQNLVVESDSTIVIDALNKTKLDLSVEGGVLDDIKCLASTLNQSCGRESIEKAILLHTRWQSMP